Sequence from the Fusobacterium russii ATCC 25533 genome:
TTCTTTTATAAAATTAGTAATTATCCCCAACATAGAAAAAACTTGTATAGATTCTAATGTTTTAAAAATTTTTGATAACTTATTTAATGATTTCTTAATAGCTTTTACAATTTTATTTGTTTTAGATTTTTTTCAATACTATTTGATAATTGAAGAAAAAAATCACTTATAAGTTGTTTTCTTGAAGAAATATTCCAAGGGTTAAACTTTACTACTATATAATTGCCATCCCCTTCAAAATTCTCTAATACCATATTTATAAATGAAGTTTTACCACTTCCCCATTTACCAATTATTCCTATTGTTAAACTATCTTTATTTTTATAATATTCAATTTCTTTTGCTAAATCACAGGCAACATTTGCTCTATCTAATAAATCTTTTTCTTTTGAAACTATTGCTTTTTCTGAGTAAAACATAAAAAATTTCCCCTACACCTTCTTAAGAACAGCCCCCAACTTTTCATAATTAACCTTAACTCCGTCATCTAACTCCAGAACTATTTTCTGCTCTACAATATTTTTAACCTTATTCACATAGTCTTTTCCTCAAAAAGAGTTGTAAGATGTTTTCTTATTTCATCTGTTACAACATATTCGTTTAACTCCGTTATTGCCGTTTCTTCTTGATTACTGTCAGCTTTTATAACTCCATTTATCCTTCTTGTGATATCTTTTTGTAAAATATCTTTTATAAGTAAGTTTTCCATAAAATCCTCCCGTATATTTTCAACTATTTATAACTTTTTTATTACATAACTAGTTTAATTTTAACATATTTTTCGCTTTTATTTAAGTGTTTTCATGTATTTTATTTTATTAAATACAAAGTTATTTAAACC
This genomic interval carries:
- a CDS encoding P-loop NTPase fold protein; the protein is MFYSEKAIVSKEKDLLDRANVACDLAKEIEYYKNKDSLTIGIIGKWGSGKTSFINMVLENFEGDGNYIVVKFNPWNISSRKQLISDFFLQLSNSIEKNLKQIKL